In Populus alba chromosome 1, ASM523922v2, whole genome shotgun sequence, a single window of DNA contains:
- the LOC118034872 gene encoding auxin-responsive protein SAUR78: MEKFSKLTKLKSAIKRLPSFTKTGRTNSSIAAFNNDHDQCDQSDDHVDGKVSNGLHAVYVGKSRRRYLLRSDVICHPLFQGLMDRSGAGSGDEEDNQVVVVACEVVLFEHLLWMLESGGSQLGSMEELAEFYYTC; encoded by the coding sequence ATGGAAAAGTTTTCCAAGTTAACAAAGCTCAAGTCCGCCATAAAGAGATTGCCATCTTTCACCAAGACAGGCCGCACAAATAGCTCCATTGCTGCTTTTAACAACGATCATGATCAGTGCGATCAGTCTGATGATCACGTCGATGGCAAGGTTTCAAATGGACTTCATGCAGTTTATGTTGGAAAGTCAAGGAGGAGGTATCTCTTACGTTCCGATGTCATCTGTCATCCTCTTTTCCAAGGTTTAATGGACAGGTCAGGCGCTGGTTCTGGtgatgaagaagataatcaagtAGTTGTTGTTGCTTGTGAGGTTGTTTTGTTTGAGCACTTGCTGTGGATGCTTGAGAGCGGCGGCTCTCAGTTGGGGTCCATGGAGGAGCTTGCTGAGTTCTATTACACTTGCTGA